The following are from one region of the Nostoc cf. commune SO-36 genome:
- a CDS encoding pentapeptide repeat-containing protein has product MSTYLSQVWLLLRNYVRGTRLQEMPKTTSLETEAVLPLGKSIKADKSVKFAQDNLQEYLYSPTLQKSLEKWTIPVNGLTSKIDNQTSGIVASGFCFKICDRQMHEEIYELLGNSALKPEIVHQLIELVVTNKKIRLELLFWRLEDFYRRWCQGEFIDGTPDNNLPQKTRLKLAAENIAIGLRQVDIYTGLNVLILLLELHRYAQERDELKQKITFYPSAQPDTDNFFTSQLLRIINYSDALEIGNFSSIVGQFLKGGNFQNAYLGDANLTGADFSGANLSFAYLGDANLTGVNFSGANLSGANLGDANLSGANLSGANLSRADLSSTNLSGANLSCANLSRADLNRADLSSTNLSRADVSHADLNRADLSSTNLSHADLSNAILFGANLSEANLRNTNLNHADLCRADLSGADLSHAILNGTNLSDTILFSTNLSNAILVAADLSYAKLNGAKLNNARLNGAMFLGADLSGVDLSRVILNEADLSGVILNEADLSGADLTDAILFGTDFSYANLNSANLSGSNLSGAILNGADLSHSDLSYAILGGADLSDANMEKMTWGKKQQWEDVRGLETAVNMPPALKEELGLN; this is encoded by the coding sequence ATGTCAACATATTTATCTCAAGTCTGGCTGCTGCTGAGAAATTATGTGAGGGGTACAAGGTTGCAAGAGATGCCAAAGACCACATCGCTAGAAACTGAAGCAGTTTTACCTTTAGGAAAAAGTATTAAAGCAGACAAAAGTGTTAAATTTGCTCAAGATAATTTGCAGGAGTATTTATACTCGCCAACACTGCAAAAAAGCTTAGAAAAATGGACAATACCAGTCAACGGTTTGACTTCTAAGATAGATAATCAGACATCGGGCATTGTCGCTTCTGGGTTTTGCTTTAAAATATGCGATCGCCAGATGCATGAAGAGATTTACGAATTATTGGGTAATAGTGCCCTGAAACCAGAAATAGTTCACCAATTAATAGAATTGGTTGTGACAAATAAGAAAATTCGCCTAGAACTGCTTTTCTGGCGGCTAGAAGATTTTTATCGTCGCTGGTGTCAGGGAGAATTTATCGATGGGACACCAGATAATAACCTGCCTCAGAAAACCAGATTAAAACTAGCAGCAGAAAATATTGCGATCGGGTTGAGACAAGTAGACATATATACAGGGTTAAACGTACTAATTTTACTGTTAGAGTTACACCGCTACGCCCAAGAGCGAGATGAACTCAAACAAAAAATCACCTTCTATCCATCCGCACAACCAGACACAGACAATTTTTTCACATCCCAATTACTGCGGATCATCAACTATAGTGATGCACTGGAAATTGGCAACTTTAGCAGCATAGTTGGGCAATTCCTCAAAGGGGGCAACTTTCAGAATGCTTACCTGGGTGATGCCAACCTCACCGGGGCAGACTTTAGCGGTGCTAACCTAAGCTTTGCTTATCTCGGCGATGCCAACTTAACTGGTGTCAACTTCAGTGGTGCCAACCTTAGCGGTGCTAACTTGGGGGATGCCAACCTTAGCGGTGCCAACCTTAGCGGTGCCAACCTCAGCCGCGCCGACCTCAGCAGCACCAACCTCAGTGGTGCTAACCTTAGTTGTGCCAACCTTAGCCGCGCCGACCTCAACCGCGCCGACCTCAGCAGCACCAACCTCAGCCGCGCCGACGTCAGCCATGCCGACCTCAACCGCGCCGACCTCAGCAGCACCAACCTTAGCCATGCTGACTTAAGTAACGCCATCCTTTTCGGTGCGAATCTGAGTGAAGCCAACCTCCGCAACACTAATCTTAACCATGCTGACCTCTGTCGTGCCGACCTCAGTGGTGCTGATTTGAGTCACGCCATCCTCAACGGTACTAACCTTAGTGACACAATTCTTTTCAGTACCAACCTTAGTAATGCCATTCTTGTTGCCGCAGACCTGAGCTATGCCAAACTTAATGGGGCCAAACTTAACAATGCCAGACTTAACGGTGCAATGTTTTTAGGCGCCGACCTTAGCGGTGTAGACCTTAGTCGGGTAATTCTCAACGAAGCCGACCTGAGTGGTGTGATTCTCAACGAAGCCGACCTCAGTGGTGCCGACCTCACCGACGCTATTCTTTTCGGTACAGACTTCAGTTATGCCAACCTTAACAGTGCTAACCTCAGTGGCAGTAACCTCAGTGGTGCTATCCTCAATGGTGCGGATCTCAGCCATAGTGACCTAAGTTACGCCATTCTGGGTGGTGCTGACCTCAGCGATGCCAATATGGAAAAAATGACCTGGGGTAAAAAGCAGCAGTGGGAAGATGTGCGGGGATTAGAGACAGCAGTTAATATGCCTCCGGCGTTGAAGGAAGAATTGGGGTTGAATTGA
- a CDS encoding NACHT domain-containing protein, translating to MKPLLQNSSSLLDVLCSPLAQVVGAGLPFVPLGIALLKYSRDVTKQDPSLVDCIFIVSQVAYLESIQEILSLYPSIKLNSDLNINKALTKELEKLNDIELDYQNASNAIACFHESELAKAFNQVLLARLAAANIPNAHANILTQRVAWNTHRYIIQAWIESGDAIKNIIQPSFGEWQKEQQKFSSIDEYLKDHIAGKPLEKVFDESFSFKDIYVPLKAKPVDKNGDIDEKVNSLDLETWAKENLLNPNNLEQVMFVQGSPGSGKSVFCRMFSDWVRQHLHPIWTPILVRLRDLDSFESSLAKTLKAELKISFIQSDENWLTNKNTGFLFILDGFDELHIKARNDLNLEKFIKQLSGFQEDCKDYPNMGHRVLITGRSMSLQGIPDLPRNLERVEIVEMDGQLQQKWLEKWEELLANKGRTAAFGQFLQGDKCPSEVKNLAQEPLLLYLLAAMYRDGKLAIDKLEQANHSTAKIVIYQEALNWVLTKQRSKKDGTNLNIELTKQKPEDLKRILTEAAVCVVQSGGEFASMSMLEARLQDDETAKALIEKAKEKLGNEALKTALAAFYIRPADKQEGGVEFFHKSFGEFLFAERLKVRLKDWTKYYKAEDERQLVISEAQMNWQIYDLLGFGRLTPEIVEYLMGLLTENQDFPWEQLFKRLEKFYVNWCKGKFIDSAEETLPQKKLRQLQKYGIQELGQRQVDIYAGLNVMILLLELHRYVQERDDLKKQIIFYPSGQPNKNSWTAQLFRIINYSDCIQLGTFNSVVGQFLSGANLSGANLSDANLSDANLSRTYLAHTYLARVNLSDADLSDANLSGADLSRANLTRANLSGADLSQAQILRADLSGADLTRANLTRANLSGSYLSDEFYGDIRWDENTKWDDVKGLDTAINVPEALKQQLGLSSEELEAKEQGRIST from the coding sequence TTGAAACCTCTATTACAAAACTCATCTTCACTACTAGATGTGTTGTGTTCACCTTTAGCGCAGGTGGTGGGTGCGGGTTTGCCATTCGTGCCGCTTGGAATAGCCTTGCTAAAGTATTCCCGCGACGTAACCAAGCAAGATCCTTCTTTAGTAGACTGTATATTTATAGTTAGTCAAGTAGCTTATTTAGAAAGTATCCAAGAAATTTTATCTTTATACCCATCTATTAAATTGAATAGTGACCTCAATATTAATAAAGCACTAACCAAAGAACTAGAAAAACTAAATGATATTGAATTAGATTATCAAAATGCCAGCAATGCTATAGCCTGTTTCCACGAATCAGAATTAGCTAAAGCATTTAATCAAGTTTTATTAGCGCGGTTAGCAGCAGCAAACATCCCCAATGCTCATGCTAATATTTTGACGCAACGAGTAGCTTGGAATACTCACCGCTACATAATTCAAGCCTGGATAGAATCAGGGGATGCCATCAAAAATATAATTCAACCTTCCTTTGGAGAATGGCAGAAAGAACAGCAGAAGTTCTCTAGTATTGATGAATACCTAAAAGATCATATTGCTGGTAAGCCTTTAGAAAAAGTTTTTGATGAGAGTTTTTCATTTAAAGATATTTACGTACCTTTAAAAGCCAAACCTGTAGATAAAAATGGCGATATAGATGAAAAAGTAAATTCCTTAGATTTAGAAACGTGGGCTAAAGAAAATCTGCTCAATCCAAATAACTTAGAACAAGTGATGTTTGTTCAAGGAAGCCCAGGAAGTGGCAAAAGTGTCTTCTGTCGGATGTTTTCTGATTGGGTGCGGCAGCATTTGCATCCCATTTGGACACCAATTTTGGTTCGCTTACGGGATCTAGACTCCTTTGAATCGAGTTTAGCAAAAACTTTAAAAGCAGAACTGAAAATTAGCTTTATTCAAAGCGATGAAAACTGGTTGACGAATAAAAACACCGGTTTCTTGTTTATCCTTGATGGGTTTGATGAATTGCATATTAAGGCTAGAAACGACCTCAATCTAGAAAAATTTATCAAACAACTTTCTGGATTTCAGGAAGATTGTAAAGATTACCCTAATATGGGACATCGGGTGTTAATTACTGGTAGGTCGATGTCTTTACAAGGTATCCCTGACTTGCCTCGCAATTTAGAGCGGGTGGAAATTGTCGAAATGGATGGACAACTCCAACAAAAATGGTTAGAGAAGTGGGAAGAATTACTAGCCAATAAAGGAAGAACCGCAGCCTTTGGGCAGTTTTTACAAGGTGATAAATGTCCATCTGAGGTGAAAAATTTAGCCCAAGAGCCGCTCTTACTTTATTTGTTAGCCGCAATGTATCGAGATGGGAAATTGGCAATTGATAAATTAGAGCAAGCAAACCATAGCACAGCCAAAATTGTAATTTATCAGGAGGCTTTAAACTGGGTACTGACAAAACAGCGTTCTAAAAAGGATGGGACTAATTTAAATATTGAGTTAACCAAACAGAAACCCGAAGATTTAAAACGTATTCTCACAGAAGCGGCTGTTTGCGTTGTGCAGTCGGGAGGCGAATTTGCTTCCATGTCAATGTTAGAAGCCCGTTTACAAGATGACGAAACAGCAAAAGCTTTAATTGAAAAAGCTAAAGAAAAACTGGGTAACGAAGCTCTCAAAACAGCTTTAGCTGCTTTTTACATTCGTCCTGCTGATAAACAAGAGGGTGGAGTTGAGTTTTTTCATAAGAGTTTTGGCGAATTTCTCTTTGCTGAACGTCTAAAAGTACGTTTGAAAGATTGGACAAAATACTATAAAGCAGAAGATGAAAGACAATTAGTTATTTCCGAAGCCCAAATGAATTGGCAAATTTATGATTTGCTGGGTTTTGGCAGACTCACACCAGAAATTGTGGAATATTTGATGGGGTTGCTGACTGAAAATCAAGATTTCCCTTGGGAGCAGTTATTTAAGCGCTTAGAAAAGTTTTACGTTAACTGGTGTAAGGGAAAATTTATTGACTCTGCTGAAGAGACTTTACCTCAGAAAAAGCTGCGACAGTTGCAAAAGTATGGAATTCAAGAGCTAGGTCAGCGTCAGGTAGATATTTATGCAGGGTTGAATGTGATGATTTTGCTCTTGGAGTTGCACCGCTATGTTCAAGAGCGAGATGATCTCAAAAAACAGATTATCTTCTATCCGTCTGGTCAACCAAATAAAAATTCTTGGACAGCCCAACTGTTTCGCATCATCAACTACAGTGATTGCATTCAGCTTGGAACTTTTAATAGTGTAGTTGGACAATTTCTCAGCGGCGCAAACCTCAGCGGCGCAAACCTCAGCGACGCAAACCTCAGCGACGCAAACCTCAGCCGCACATACCTCGCCCACACATACCTCGCCCGCGTAAACCTCAGCGACGCAGACCTCAGCGACGCAAATCTCAGTGGCGCAGACCTCAGCCGCGCAAACCTCACTCGCGCAAACCTTAGTGGTGCAGACCTTAGCCAAGCACAAATCCTCCGCGCAGACCTTAGTGGCGCAGACCTCACTCGCGCAAACCTCACTCGCGCAAACCTTAGTGGCTCATACCTCAGTGATGAATTTTATGGAGATATCCGCTGGGATGAAAATACAAAATGGGATGATGTAAAAGGGCTGGATACAGCAATCAATGTGCCAGAAGCCTTAAAGCAACAGTTGGGGCTGAGTTCAGAAGAGTTGGAAGCAAAGGAACAGGGGAGAATCAGTACATAA
- a CDS encoding zinc-dependent metalloprotease: protein MNRLTFYMILLHGLFLGIVTASAKSPSVNKVDTLSGNHRVVEAVVTARNEEKSNSQLKTEFPVTKTSALSPNNINISDKERLPSGQVWVVNQSKAAQPQPFMWVVKDLKKSAQQPFLQVAKPPEKPNTKPSPSAKPAAKDDLEPFNEVIKDTQKSGGLFTLYRNKEKNKIYLEIKPEQLNKNYLATATLESGIGERGIYSGMPLQDFLFYFQRVDDKLNFVIRNVNFRTREGDPQVRSLARSFSDSVLYSISIKSIHPERKTFLIDLGDLLLTDLAGLSVNLGVPGSTDQSYFGTAKAFPQNLEIESVLNFSGGVDRDSEVASFASLADNRGFTLRVHYSLSQLPDQDYRPRTADDRIGYFITAYQDLSKDDRGDSFVRYINRWHLEKQDPKAIISHPKKPIVFWIDNAVPLEYRDAMKEGVLMWNKAFLKAGFKDAIEVRQMPDDATWDPADIRYNTIRWINTVDGYFAMGPSRVNPLTGEILDADILVDASFVRVLKSEYRKIVQPSQTENRTTLSALMQNRLLCANGLDAKNSGVPQQMQGKQGLLSRLSKMAGEYDLCYGMEAANQFAVGSLAMSLLPETMATPDQMKEYINQYLRLIIAHEVGHTLGLRHNFRGSTLLPPQEMNNTEITKAKGLTTSVMDYIPPNIAPQGTKQGDYFPSMVGPYDEWAIKYGYTQIPTSTPLAEKPILEEIAAQSYKPELSYSTDEDVYDLDPTADAWDNSGNVLLYSQWQLNNSRVMWERLDQRFPMDGDSYSDVSERFSTVLGNYFQQIYYTTKYIGGQSFYRIHPNEIPSQKVSGVRQHRLPFEAVPVEEQRQALETLQKYVFAEDALKFSPELLNKLAPSRWRHWGSYPQVGRLDFPIHDLVLLMQSSVLRDLLSGDRLSRLKDIELKTSEGKALTLPELFDTLQSGVWTEVIKPKDKPMKIASLRRGLQREYLDILTGMVLRKEYVPEDARTLAWYKLKQLDDKLKGVNSEDEYTKAHLLETRDRIEKVLNAPLQGN, encoded by the coding sequence ATGAACAGATTAACTTTTTATATGATTTTGTTACATGGTTTGTTTTTAGGAATAGTAACGGCTAGTGCCAAGTCACCGTCTGTTAACAAAGTTGATACTTTGTCAGGCAACCATAGAGTTGTAGAAGCTGTGGTGACAGCTAGGAATGAAGAAAAATCCAATAGTCAGTTAAAAACAGAATTTCCTGTAACTAAAACCTCAGCCTTATCGCCAAATAATATCAATATTTCTGATAAAGAGAGGCTACCATCAGGGCAAGTTTGGGTAGTTAACCAAAGTAAAGCCGCACAGCCTCAACCGTTTATGTGGGTAGTCAAAGACCTGAAAAAATCAGCACAGCAGCCATTTTTACAAGTTGCCAAACCTCCAGAAAAACCAAATACAAAGCCTAGTCCTAGTGCTAAACCAGCAGCTAAGGATGATTTGGAACCATTTAACGAAGTAATCAAAGACACCCAAAAGTCAGGGGGATTGTTCACCCTTTATCGCAACAAAGAAAAGAATAAGATTTATCTAGAAATTAAGCCAGAACAACTTAATAAAAATTACCTAGCTACGGCAACCCTAGAATCGGGCATTGGCGAACGGGGTATTTACAGTGGTATGCCTCTGCAAGATTTTTTGTTTTATTTCCAACGGGTAGATGATAAATTAAACTTTGTGATCCGCAATGTGAATTTTCGCACTCGTGAGGGAGATCCGCAAGTGCGATCGCTAGCGCGGTCTTTTAGTGACTCTGTTTTATATAGCATTTCCATTAAAAGCATTCATCCAGAACGCAAAACTTTTCTGATTGACTTGGGAGATTTGTTACTCACAGACTTAGCTGGATTATCTGTAAATTTAGGAGTACCGGGAAGTACAGATCAGTCTTATTTTGGTACTGCTAAAGCTTTTCCCCAAAACTTAGAAATCGAATCAGTTTTAAATTTCTCTGGTGGCGTTGACCGCGACAGTGAAGTGGCAAGCTTTGCTTCGCTAGCTGACAACCGTGGCTTTACCCTGCGCGTCCACTACAGTCTCTCCCAACTACCCGATCAAGATTATCGACCACGCACTGCTGACGATCGCATCGGCTATTTCATCACCGCCTATCAAGATTTATCCAAAGACGATCGCGGCGATTCTTTTGTCCGCTACATCAATCGCTGGCATTTAGAAAAACAAGACCCGAAAGCAATAATTTCTCACCCCAAAAAACCGATTGTCTTCTGGATTGATAACGCTGTACCCTTAGAGTACCGCGATGCGATGAAAGAAGGCGTTCTGATGTGGAACAAAGCCTTCCTCAAAGCCGGATTTAAGGATGCAATTGAAGTCCGCCAAATGCCAGATGATGCCACATGGGATCCAGCAGATATTCGTTACAACACAATTCGCTGGATTAACACAGTAGATGGATACTTTGCAATGGGGCCATCCCGCGTTAACCCATTAACAGGGGAAATTTTGGATGCAGACATTCTCGTAGATGCCAGCTTTGTAAGGGTACTCAAAAGTGAGTATCGCAAAATCGTTCAGCCCAGCCAAACAGAAAATCGCACCACTTTATCAGCTTTGATGCAAAATCGTCTACTTTGCGCTAATGGTTTAGATGCGAAAAACAGTGGTGTGCCCCAGCAAATGCAAGGGAAACAGGGTTTGTTGAGTCGTTTATCAAAAATGGCAGGCGAGTACGATTTATGCTACGGGATGGAAGCTGCTAACCAGTTTGCCGTTGGTTCACTAGCGATGTCACTGCTGCCAGAGACTATGGCCACTCCAGACCAGATGAAAGAATATATCAATCAATATTTACGTTTAATCATCGCTCACGAAGTTGGGCATACTCTTGGTTTACGTCATAATTTCCGTGGTAGTACACTGTTACCACCGCAGGAGATGAATAATACAGAAATTACCAAAGCTAAAGGTCTGACAACTTCCGTAATGGATTATATTCCCCCAAATATTGCTCCTCAAGGTACAAAACAGGGAGATTATTTTCCTAGCATGGTAGGGCCTTATGATGAATGGGCGATTAAGTACGGCTACACACAAATTCCGACATCAACTCCCCTAGCAGAAAAGCCAATTTTAGAGGAAATTGCTGCACAATCCTATAAGCCAGAGTTGAGTTATTCTACAGATGAAGACGTGTATGACCTTGACCCAACTGCTGATGCTTGGGATAACAGCGGCAATGTGCTGCTTTATTCTCAGTGGCAATTGAATAATTCGCGGGTGATGTGGGAACGTCTCGATCAACGTTTCCCAATGGATGGTGATAGTTACAGCGATGTGAGCGAACGTTTTAGCACGGTATTGGGTAACTATTTCCAGCAAATATATTACACCACAAAATACATCGGGGGACAGTCTTTCTATCGCATTCACCCTAACGAGATCCCCTCCCAGAAAGTCTCTGGAGTCCGGCAACATCGATTACCATTTGAAGCAGTACCAGTTGAAGAACAACGGCAGGCTTTAGAGACGCTGCAAAAGTATGTGTTTGCAGAAGATGCCCTGAAGTTTTCACCAGAACTACTGAATAAGTTAGCACCTTCCCGTTGGCGGCATTGGGGTAGTTATCCGCAAGTTGGTCGTTTGGATTTTCCAATTCATGACTTGGTGCTACTCATGCAGAGTTCTGTGTTGCGAGATTTACTCTCAGGCGATCGCCTCTCTCGCCTCAAAGATATCGAACTCAAAACTAGTGAGGGAAAAGCACTGACTCTACCGGAACTATTTGACACTTTACAATCAGGTGTTTGGACAGAAGTAATCAAACCAAAAGATAAACCGATGAAAATCGCCAGTCTACGGCGAGGTTTGCAGAGGGAATACCTGGACATTTTGACTGGTATGGTATTGCGAAAAGAATATGTTCCTGAAGATGCTCGGACTTTAGCTTGGTATAAACTCAAACAGCTAGATGATAAACTCAAAGGAGTTAATTCCGAGGATGAATACACCAAAGCCCACTTACTAGAAACGCGCGATCGCATTGAGAAAGTCTTAAACGCCCCGTTACAAGGGAATTAA
- a CDS encoding LOG family protein, with protein MTSSASFDTLESLQADIAELIVRLPTLKNRQFIQQALATIIRLADTEIERLDWKILSAALADMERGFQLFYDYRHVRKVTIFGSARLAPDTPDYQMALEFGRAISQLGFMVMTGGGGGIMQAGHEGAGRENSFGLNIQLPFEQEANPFIEGDPKLINFKYFFTRKLFLLKESDAVALFPGGFGTQDEAFECMTLSQTGKFGPLPLVLIDHPGGDYWRSWSEYIDKQLVQNGLVSPEDPNLYTVTDNLDVACDAITSFYQVYHSSRYVSNKLVIRLKTDISDALVEQLNADFSDILIQGRIEKSQALAQESQDETFGLPRLTLYFNQRDLGRLYQMIATINQNGTPSPEDVAHPERK; from the coding sequence ATGACCTCATCTGCGTCGTTTGACACATTAGAGTCTTTACAGGCGGATATCGCTGAATTGATCGTTCGTTTACCGACATTAAAAAATCGGCAATTTATTCAGCAAGCACTTGCTACTATTATTCGTCTAGCTGATACCGAAATTGAGCGTCTCGATTGGAAAATATTGTCGGCTGCCTTAGCAGATATGGAACGCGGTTTCCAGCTTTTTTATGATTACCGACACGTTCGCAAAGTCACCATCTTCGGTTCTGCTCGTCTAGCGCCAGATACACCAGATTACCAAATGGCCCTTGAGTTTGGTCGTGCTATTTCTCAATTAGGATTTATGGTCATGACTGGCGGTGGTGGTGGAATCATGCAGGCGGGTCATGAAGGTGCTGGGCGAGAAAATTCTTTTGGATTAAACATTCAGTTACCCTTTGAACAAGAAGCAAACCCCTTTATAGAAGGTGATCCCAAGCTAATTAACTTCAAATATTTCTTTACCCGCAAGTTGTTTCTCCTCAAAGAAAGTGATGCTGTAGCTTTGTTTCCTGGAGGCTTTGGGACTCAAGATGAAGCTTTTGAATGTATGACATTAAGCCAGACTGGTAAATTTGGCCCACTACCTCTAGTTTTAATTGACCACCCTGGTGGTGATTACTGGCGCTCTTGGAGCGAATATATTGATAAGCAATTAGTGCAAAATGGTCTTGTCAGTCCTGAAGATCCCAACCTTTATACGGTGACAGATAACTTGGATGTGGCTTGTGATGCCATTACTAGTTTTTACCAGGTTTATCACTCCAGCCGCTATGTAAGCAATAAGTTAGTCATCCGCCTGAAGACAGATATATCAGACGCGCTTGTAGAGCAACTCAATGCAGATTTTAGCGACATCCTGATTCAAGGAAGAATTGAAAAAAGTCAGGCATTAGCTCAAGAATCCCAAGATGAAACTTTTGGACTACCCCGTCTCACTTTGTACTTCAATCAACGCGACTTGGGGCGCTTGTATCAAATGATTGCCACAATTAACCAGAATGGTACTCCTTCACCAGAGGATGTAGCGCATCCAGAAAGAAAGTAA
- a CDS encoding D-alanyl-D-alanine carboxypeptidase: MLELLGSGLVSLWLEMAGVQIKPLDALDALTWQSSPGLVLAPDPNPTGATTVQGYLKKLITSKVVGQNLAESQGIWMQSGPMLMANHQGTTPLPAASLTKIATSLVALKTWGPDYQFDTLVSATGPVVNGVVQGDLVVAGRGDPLFVWEEAIALGNTLNQMGIKQVKGNLIITGNFAMNFQRQPMLAGVMLKQTLNRATWGRPAIYIHSTMPKGTPKPQVVIAGGVKVEAQPNPQQVLLVRHRSLPLKQLIKEMNVYSNNDMAEMLADSVGGAGVVQSTAASLARVPQVEIQLINGSGLGPENRISPRAACAMLMAIQGEAAAHQLNLADLFPMSGFDHRGTLHARHIPLATVIKTGTLRDVSALAGVMPTRDRGLVWFAIINRGTNVWGLRTEQDQLLQSVVKQLQQPPTVPVALTPHSAVNSLPQLGAASRNEILYKS; the protein is encoded by the coding sequence ATGCTGGAATTATTGGGTTCAGGTTTGGTGTCACTTTGGCTGGAAATGGCTGGGGTACAAATCAAGCCTCTAGATGCCTTAGATGCTCTAACTTGGCAAAGTAGTCCTGGCTTAGTTCTTGCCCCTGATCCAAATCCAACTGGGGCAACTACGGTGCAGGGATATCTAAAAAAGCTCATAACATCAAAGGTGGTGGGGCAAAATCTGGCTGAGAGTCAGGGGATTTGGATGCAGTCGGGGCCGATGCTGATGGCAAATCACCAAGGTACAACTCCGCTACCGGCTGCTTCTTTAACCAAAATTGCAACTTCATTAGTTGCCTTGAAAACTTGGGGGCCAGATTACCAATTTGATACTTTGGTGAGTGCGACTGGCCCAGTGGTAAATGGAGTTGTACAGGGCGATTTGGTCGTTGCTGGCCGTGGCGATCCTTTGTTTGTTTGGGAAGAAGCGATCGCTCTCGGTAATACTCTCAATCAAATGGGCATTAAGCAAGTAAAGGGAAATTTGATCATTACTGGCAATTTTGCCATGAATTTCCAACGTCAGCCGATGCTGGCGGGTGTGATGCTCAAACAAACACTAAATCGTGCAACTTGGGGTCGCCCTGCGATTTATATACACTCAACCATGCCCAAGGGAACACCCAAGCCTCAAGTTGTAATTGCAGGCGGGGTGAAAGTTGAGGCGCAACCAAACCCTCAACAAGTTTTGTTAGTGCGTCATCGCTCATTGCCCTTGAAGCAACTAATCAAGGAGATGAACGTTTACAGTAACAACGATATGGCAGAGATGCTGGCAGATTCAGTCGGGGGAGCAGGTGTAGTCCAATCAACCGCCGCCAGCCTTGCTAGAGTGCCACAAGTAGAAATTCAGTTAATCAATGGTTCTGGACTGGGGCCGGAAAATCGCATTTCCCCCAGAGCCGCTTGTGCCATGTTGATGGCTATTCAAGGTGAGGCAGCCGCCCATCAACTGAATCTCGCTGACTTGTTCCCCATGTCTGGTTTTGATCACCGGGGGACACTGCACGCTAGACATATTCCTCTGGCTACTGTGATCAAAACTGGTACTCTCCGGGATGTCAGCGCTTTAGCGGGAGTAATGCCCACACGCGATCGCGGTTTGGTTTGGTTTGCTATTATCAACCGTGGGACAAATGTCTGGGGTTTGCGGACTGAACAAGACCAACTCTTACAAAGTGTTGTCAAACAATTACAACAACCTCCCACCGTTCCTGTTGCCCTCACTCCCCACTCGGCGGTAAACTCTTTACCCCAGCTAGGCGCAGCTAGTCGGAATGAAATCTTATACAAAAGTTAG